A part of Caretta caretta isolate rCarCar2 chromosome 1, rCarCar1.hap1, whole genome shotgun sequence genomic DNA contains:
- the LOC142073380 gene encoding olfactory receptor 51G2-like, with protein MSAVNDTKFKFAVFLLTGIPGQEDVYLCISIPFCLMYLILIVGNSVIPFIIKTDPSLHEPMYIFLSMLAVTDLGLSIATIPTILSTFLFNVREISLDACFAQLFFIHSLQCTESSVLLLMAFDRFIAICNPLRYVSILTLPRISKMGLVCVLRVVAIIFPLPILLKRFQYCHFNVLSHSYCLHQEVMKKACLDITVNSIYGLSVAFFTMWLDSLLIFLCYVMILKTVLSITSNTECLRALNTCVSYLCFVLLFYIPEFGLSLIHRFWTGPSPLLQILLGYIYLLVPPLRNPILYSVKSRHLRARIIRVFVK; from the coding sequence ATGTCAGCTGTCAATGACACCAAATTCAAATTTGCAGTGTTTCTTCTCACTGGGATACCTGGCCAGGAAGACGTCTATCTCTGTATCTCTATTCCCTTCTGCTTAATGTATCTTATTTTGATAgtaggaaattcagtcattccgttcattataaaaacagatccaagcctccatgagcccatgtacattttcctttccatgttggccGTCACAGACCTTGGCTTATCAATAGCCACCATACCAACGATACTGAGCACATTCTTGTTTAATGTTAGGGAGATCAGCCTGGATGCCTGTTTTGCCCAGTTGTTCTTCATCCACTCACTTCAGTGCACTGAATCCTCCGTGCTCTTGTTGATGGCCTTTGACCGATTCATTGCGATCTGTAACCCATTGAGATATGTTTCCATCTTAACCCTGCCGAGGATATCCAAGATGGGACTGGTGTGTGTGCTAAGAGTGGTGGCCATAATATTCCCACTCCCCATTCTCCTGAAACGGTTCCAATACTGTCATTTCAATGTCCTCTCCCATTCTTACTGCCTGCACCAGGAGGTCATGAAAAAGGCTTGTTTGGACATCACAGTGAACAGCATCTATGGCTTATCTGTTGCATTCTTTACAATGTGGCTGGACTCGCTGCTCATCTTCCTCTGTTATGTGATGATCCTCAAAACAGTGCTGAGCATCACGTCCAATACAGAGTGCCTCAGGGCCCTGAACACCTGCGTCTCCTACCTCTGCTTTGTCCTGCTCTTCTATATACCAGAGTTCGGCTTGTCTCTGATACATAGATTCTGGACGGGCCcttctcccttgcttcagattctCCTGGGCTACATCTACCTGTTGGTTCCACCCCTGAGGAACCCAATTTTGTATAGCGTGAAAAGTAGACACCTTCGTGCAAGGATAATCAGGGTGTTTGTCAAATGA
- the LOC142073374 gene encoding olfactory receptor 51G2-like, whose product MSAVNNTKFNSAVFLLTGIPGQEEVHLWISVPFCLMYVISIAGNSVILFIIKTYPSLHEPMYIFLSMLAVTDLGLLIATMLTTLGIFLFNVREISLNACFAQVFFIDLLQCTESSMLLLMAFDRFVAIRDPLRYASILTPQRITRMGLVFMLKGVALIFPLPFLLKRFQYCRTNVLSHSYCLHQEVMKMACSDITVNSIYGLSVALLTVGLDSLLIFLSYVMILKTVLGIASPMECLRALNTCVSHLCAVLLFYTPIIGLSVIHRFGKGPSPLLQILLGYIYLLVPPLMNPIVYSVKSKHLRATIIRVFTK is encoded by the coding sequence ATGTCAGCTGTCAATAACACCAAATTCAACTCTGCAGTGTTCCTTCTCactgggatacctgggcaggaagaAGTCCATCTCTGGATATCTGTCCCCTTCTGCTTAATGTATGTTATTTCGATAGCAGGAAATTCAGTCATTCTATTCATTATAAAAACATATCCaagcctccatgagcccatgtacattttcctttccatgttggctGTCACAGATCTTGGTTTATTGATAGCCACTATGTTGACGACACTGGGTATATTCTTGTTTAATGTTAGGGAGATCAGTCTCAATGCCTGTTTTGCCCAGGTGTTCTTCATCGACTTGCTTCAGTGCACTGAATCCTCCATGCTCTTGTTGATGGCCTTTGACCGCTTTGTTGCAATCCGTGACCCGCTGAGATATGCTTCCATCTTAACCCCACAGAGAATAACCAGGATGGGACTGGTGTTTATGCTGAAAGGGGTGGCCTTAATATTCCCACTCCCCTTTCTCCTGAAACGGTTCCAATACTGTCGAACCAATGTCCTCTCCCATTCCTACTGCCTGCACCAGGAGGTCATGAAGATGGCTTGTTCAGATATCACAGTCAACAGCATCTATGGCTTGTCTGTTGCACTCTTAACAGTGGGGTTGGACTCGCTGCTCATCTTCCTCTCTTATGTGATGATCCTCAAAACAGTGTTGGGCATCGCATCACCCATGGAGTGTCTCAGGGCCCTGAACACCTgcgtctcccacctctgtgctgtCCTGCTCTTCTACACACCAATAATTGGACTGTCTGTGATACACAGATTCGGGAAGGGCCcttctcccttgcttcagattctCCTGGGCTACATCTACTTGCTGGTCCCACCCCTGATGAACCCAATTGTGTACAGCGTGAAAAGCAAACACCTTCGTGCAACGATAATCAGGGTGTTCACCAAGTGA